In the genome of Planctomycetia bacterium, one region contains:
- the gmk gene encoding guanylate kinase — protein sequence MISNSPGKLVVISGPSGAGKTTVLREVFQRASAPLVASISATTRQPRPGEQNGLDYHFLAPEEFARRRDSGAFLECCEVYGRGDWYGTLKGEVAPRLAAGKWVVLEIDVHGTLAVLEHYPDAVTIFLRPSSMAELERRLRERGTETEDALRRRLAVAAEELKSIERYRYQVINDDVELAVAELCRILTPDS from the coding sequence ACAACGGTCCTGCGCGAGGTGTTTCAACGGGCGTCCGCCCCGCTGGTCGCCAGCATTTCGGCCACCACCCGGCAGCCCCGGCCCGGGGAGCAGAACGGCCTGGACTACCATTTCCTCGCTCCGGAGGAGTTCGCCCGTCGGCGCGATTCGGGCGCATTTCTCGAATGTTGCGAGGTTTACGGCCGCGGCGACTGGTATGGCACCCTGAAAGGGGAGGTGGCCCCTAGATTGGCCGCCGGGAAATGGGTAGTCTTAGAGATTGACGTTCACGGCACCCTCGCCGTGCTCGAGCACTATCCGGACGCCGTGACGATTTTCTTGCGGCCCAGTAGTATGGCCGAATTGGAGCGGCGGTTGCGCGAGCGCGGGACCGAGACCGAGGATGCCCTGCGTCGCCGGCTGGCCGTGGCCGCCGAAGAACTAAAGTCCATCGAACGGTATCGCTATCAGGTCATCAATGATGACGTGGAACTCGCGGTCGCCGAACTGTGTCGCATATTGACCCCTGACTCTTGA